CATCTCTCTCTTACAACTCTCACAaaaccccaattttttttttttttttttacttctgtcTCTAAAACCCTTATTCTGGATCTTCAAAAACTTTCACTTTTTCCTCTTTTATTGCCAACTTAGTTTATATCAATTCAATGGTTGAGAAAACAGAAGTCGGAAGAAGAGGAGCAGCAATAGGAATAGATTTGGGGACAACTTATTCATGTGTTGGAGTATGGCAACATGATCGTGTTGAGATTATACCAAATGATCAAGGGAATGGGACTACGCCATCTTATGTGGCTTTCGCTGGTACTGAACGTTTGATTGGAGATGGTACCAAAAATCAAGCTGCTCTTAATCCTATCAACACCGTTTTTGGTAAAGTACATCTCAATTTGTTTAGTTCAATTTTCTGATTTTGATGTCTACTAGTCTAttgtataatataatataatctcATGAATTTGATTCACTGTAGTGTTGTGCTGTCATATGCTAAAGTACTTTTGAGTCATTATAAATTGTTTAATCTTTCTTAGAGTTACCATCTAGAGATAATTTTGTGAGTCTATGTTATGTTTTGTAGATGCGAAACGTTTAATTGGTAGGAAATTCAACGATAAGTTTGTTCAGAGAGATATCAAGGTATGGCCTTTCAAAGTTATTGCTGGATTAGAAGGCAAACCAATCATTCAAGTCATTCTCAAGGGCAAAAAGAAATTGTTTTCCGCTGAAGAAATCTCTGCCATGGTGCTCGCTAAGATGCGACAAACTGCTGAAGATTACCTTGGCTCAACTGTTAAGGATGCTGTTATCACAGTCCCGGCTTACTTTAATGATTCTCAGCGTCATGCTACTAGGGATGCTGGTACCATTGCTGGGTTTTCTGTAATGCGAATCATCAATGAACCAATGGCAGCTGCTATTGCTTACGGACTCGGTACCAAGGAGACTAGTGTTGGTCCAAGGAATGTTCTTATCTTTGATCTTGGTGGTGGTACTTTCGATGTTTCAATACTCACCATTAACAAGGGAAATTTTGAAGTCAAGGCTATACTCTATAGCTGGAGATACCCATCtcggaggagaagattttgatgaCAGGATGTTAAATCACTTTGTGCAAGAGTTCAAGAGAAAGCATAACAAGGATATCAGTGGAAACCCAAAGGCTCTTAGGAGGATGAGAACAGCGTGTGAGAGGGCAAAGCGGAACCTCTTATGTACTGGTCAGGCAGCCATTGATATTGATGCTTTGTATGATGGAATAGATTTCCATGCGCCCATTACTCGTGCTAAATTTGAAGAGTTGAACATGTATTTGTTCAAGAAATGTATGGAATCTGTTGAGAAGTGTTTTGGGGATTCTAAATTGGACAAGAACAGCATTAATGAAATTGTACTCATTGGTGGTTCCTCTAGAATTCCAAAGATGCAGTCTCTATTGCAGGATTTCTTTGATTGGAAGGAACTCTGCAAGAGCATCATTCCTGACGAGGCTGTGGCGTATGGTGCTGCAGTGCAGGCTGCTATTTTAAGGGGCGAGGATAATGAGAAGGTGCAGGACTTGGTTTTGTTGGATGTCACCCCTCTTTCTCTTGGAATTGAGACATTAGGAGGTGTTATGAGTGTGGTAATCCCCAGGAACAGTGCCATTCCCGTTAAGAAGGAAGAGGGATTTACTACCGAATTTGACAATCAAAGTTTGGCGACATTTCAAGTCTACGAAGGTGAGAGTAGTAGAACCTCTGACAATAACTTATTGGGTCAGTTCAGCTTAACAGGATTTCCACCAGAACCTCGTCGTGTTCCTATATTGAGAGCATGTTTTAACATAGATGCAGATGGTATATTAACTATGTCTGCCGAGGATAAGAAATCGGGGAGTAAAAATCAGATTACGATTACAAATGATAAGGGAAGATTTTCGAAGGCTGAGGTCGAGAGATTGGCTCGAGAGGCTGAGAGATACAAgttagaggaagaagaaaaaaagaaaaaggtggAGTTAAAAAACTCATTTGAGGAATACCTGAAAGACATGAGGAATGCAATCAGTGGCAAGAGACCATCGGCTGGCAAAATGAAGATCGATGCTGCGGTCAACAAGGCCTCCCAGTGGTTGGATAGCAATGAAGTAGGTGATTTGAAGGAAATCAACGACCAGATGAAGGAATTTGAAAATGTATGCAGACCTATCATAAACAGAATGAAATGCAAAGTACCTAGAATAAAGATGTAACAGCAGGCTGGTCGAGGAAATCAACTAAATTGGTATTTActtctttattttttaatttgattcaactaAGTTGTTCGACCTAGACTTTTTTGAAGTTTTTAGTCTCATCTGAGTGTTATATATCTTGCCAGATACATGCTTAGTAGTAGTTAGACTTGAGGCTTTTATGTTGCATCTCTGGAACCATAATTCTATAGTTACATTTTAGTTTGAGAATTTGACTATGAGCCTTAGCTTCAGTTTTCTTTATGAGTTTCTTCTGGTGCTGTGGTTTCAATTTGCTGTGCATAGATGTCggtcttttcaaaatttatatgaaaACCCACTAATGAAGTGGGGATATACTGGGAAGAAACTACTGTTACTGTCAAAATTTCTATTTTTGAATCAGCCTCTAAGGTATTCATACACTCTACTTGTGTACCGGTGGCTTCATGACACCAGAGATAAAACCAATATATAACAGATTGCAAGGCGTGGGTTTCCTGCGGCAGGTTGTTCTTAGTTCGACGTGAAATTCGACTTTGGTTGTGTCTTGTATGTTTGAAGAAGGTTCAAGGCTTCAAGCCGTATCCTCCCCCAAGAATGGCAACGCAATGCGACCAATAACACCTCCAAAATTTGGCCGTTTACAGGACTGTCATTGTTACCCAAATATATGTATTGTAACCTGAACCCGGAACACTTATGTTATATAAAGCCTCATGCCCCCAAATTTGCTCAGTTGTTCAGTATTGGTCTTTCAACTAAAATTTGTATTGTAGCGCAAAATCCACCAGATAAAATGGTCTGGTTCCTTATTCGAGTCTTCagataaatttcatgagaaacAACAATGGGTCTGGGAAGATGAAATATCGAGAAAAAAAGTCGTGAAAACTAATGCCTGTAGTGTAAAAGTAACTGGGTTTCAACTGAACATGTAGATTTCAATGAGAAACAAAACATCAAAGGTTCAGAGCACACAAGCAATATCTACCTGTGAACAAACCACTGACAGACTTCGAAAATAAATGATAGAAGACTATTAACTAtaaccaagcagtatgtgtgaGTCGAGGCATAAAGCGTGATCAGAAGAAACCAAATGATCTCAAGATTTTCTGGATTTTCCCGGTTTTGGGTGCACCACTGCTAGTTGTTGCTGAAGGAGTAGCATTATCAGTAATACCTTGCTGGTACAACTTATCTATGCAAGGGTCACATACATTCTGTAATACCTTCATCTTGCGGTTGATTTCGTCTATTGCAGCAAGTTCATTGCTATCCAACCACTGTAAGGCATTGTAGACTGCATTCTCGATTTTCTTCTGATCATCTATTGATAGAGTCCCTCCGCTATTATTGGCCATGTTCCTCATCTTCAAAGCATGTCTCAAATTAGTTCCTCAACTCTACCTTCTTCATTTGTTTTTCATCATCTAACTTGTATTTCTCAGCCTCTCGAACCAACCTCTTAATCCCAGAGGATGACAACCCCCCCTTGTTGTTTTTAATCGTAATCATATTCTTGTTCCCTGATTCCTTGTTCTCAGAAAACACAGTCAATATACCGTCTGCATCAATAACGAAGGTTTCTGTATTCTTAGCAACGCCACGAGGTGCTGGAGGAAGTCCATATAGCGTGAAGGTACCCAACAAACTGTTGTCCTTAGTTCTAATTCCCTCACCCTCATACACCCGAATACTCACGTTAGTTTGATAGTCCTTGGCGGTAGTGTAGACCTTATGTTTCTTGGTGGGAATGGCTGTGTTCCTTGGGACCACCACGCTCATAACACCTCCTATCACCTCAACACCCAGAGAAAGAGGGATGACATCCATCAACACCAAGTCCTGCACCTTCTCACTAGCCTCACCGTTCAGAATAGCAGCTTGCACTGCAGCACCATACGCCACAGCCTCATCAGGGTTGATGCTCATGCAGAGTTTCTTCCCATTAAACAAATCCTGCAATAGAGACTGAACCTTAGGAATTCTGGTGGACCCACCTACGAGCACAATTTCGTGGATGCTGTTCTTGTCCATCTTAGAATCCGCCAAACACAGCTGAACAGGTTCCATACATTTCTTGAACAAATCCAGGTTTAACTCTTCAAATTTAGCACGAGTTATGGACGTATTAAAATCGATACCTTCATACAATGAATCAATCTCAATGGTTGTCTGAGTTTTAGATGACAGAGTCCTCTTTGCCCTTTCACAAGATGTCCTTAGCCTCCTAAGAGCCTTTGGATTTTTACTGATGTCCTTGTCGTGCTTCTTCTTGAATTCCTGAACAAAGTGATTAACCATTCTGTTATCGAAATCCTCTCCTCCAAGATGCGTATCTCCAGATGTAGCCTTGACTTGGAAGATACGGTCTCTAATGTTGAGTATCGAAACATCAAAAATACCACCACCAAGATCAAAGATAAGAACATTCTCTGCAACAGCATTGGTCCCCTTCTCCTTTCCAGTGGTTACATTGGCCGCCTTCTTATCTAGGCCGTAAGCAATTCCCGCCGCCGTTGGTTCATTGATGATTCGCAGTACATTAAGGCCTGCGATTTTACCAGCATCTTTAGTAGCTTGACGCTGAGAATCATTAAAATAAGCAGGGACTGTGATAACAGCATCCGTAACAGTTGAACCAAGATAAGCTTCTGCTGTTTCCCTCATCTTCGAAAGAACCATGGATGAGATTTCCTCAGCTGATAACGCTTTAACCTTTCCCATGTAATTGACTTGAATCATGGGTCTCATGTCTTCTCCAGCAATGACTTTGAATGGCCATAGCTTGATATCACTCTGAACCGTTGTATCATTGAATTTCCTAGCAATTAAACGTTTTGCATCTGCATAAAAAGAAAACAATCTCAGAAAATGGTGTCGAGATGGTAATTCAAAAAGCAATTAAGAGAAGTATTCCCAGTTATTCAAACATGTGAATACAGACATATGCTTGGATTAGTCCAGAATCTCCAGATCATGTCTTTTCACAAGTCAATTGATTTGTATTACATAACGACCACCGTGCACGGTGTCCGGATTAATACAAACCCTCAAGGTCACAACTCAAATTGATCAAATCGCAGAACATATAATACAAATTCGAAGAACATAAAAAGATAAAACTACTAACTTAAACCAACAAACATGATGATGAAATTTTAGATAATCAACCAAAATTGGAATTCTAGAAAGTAGTGAGTCTCACCGAAAACAGTGTTGATAGGGTTCATAGCAACCTGATTCAGAGCAGCATCTCCGATGAAACGGTGAGTATCAGTAAACGCAACACAAGAAGGAGTAGTACGATTCCCTTGATCATTAGGGATGATTTCAACTCTTCCATTCTGCCATACTCCAACACATGAGTATGTTGTTCCCAAATCGATCCCAATTGCTTTTCCAGGTTTTCCTCCTCCACCCATTTGTTGGTAGGAACAGAAGAAAATTGAGCTGAAATCTTAaatttatgaaccctaatttctatgGCTTATCCCGTTAACGTGTTCCTGGTAAGTAATTATACCATTGTAGAACTTTTTTGAGTCCCTGTTCAATCCCCGATGTACTTTCTGAAATTTACCATAAGTGAGTACCAAATTGATTCATGTCTCTGTAATATGGCCATCAACCTGTCATCATGCACGGAACTAAGAAATTCTGATAGCAAGAAGACAAATGATGGTTAACTTTAGTTACTCTTTAGATATTCTGTGACAGAGTTGCCATTTGGGTTTCTCTCCACCAAATCTCTAAATGCTACATCTTGCATTCATCAATCTATCACCCTACGCAACCAATTTCATGGCTGATATGGATCATGTAAACTTGATTATTCACCCACGCGTCCATTGAAAAGTTAGTCTTCTTCCCTTCTCAAAAGCATAAGATTCCAacgaaataaaataaattattttagaGAAAATAGCATTGGATAGTATATTTTCCTTGAAGCGGCGTAACCTAAGGAAACGTTCTTTTGTGCTTGAGAAGTTGCAAACGTTAGCTTGTACGAAATGAAAGAACCCACATCCTAGGTAATAAACTTCTGCCCGGAAGATGCGTCCTTACAGATCAAAACTTTTTAACCTGAACATCACAAAAAGATGACTTAGAAAAAGTTTTGTACAGCATGGACTAAAAATTATAATTCAACTGCAAACAGATCGAAGTTTCAATGTATACGATATAAACCAAACACAAAATCATTGCACAAAGAGCCCATTTAATACCAGATAAAAGAATTTTAATTAAGACACTTACATTTTTAATTTTCCAACATCTGTAGACGTGGAAGGATTGGAACTTTGATTCATTTCATGTTCACTAACGGTATCCAATCCTCGGACACGTGCAGATTCTGCAGTCCTGTCTGATTTCTTTTTATTCAATCGCTGGGCTTGAATCCAAATCAAAACTATATATCCAAACTGAATGACGACTTCTTGCCACATGACAGATAGTACGGATGTGTTTATGAAAGCATGCTAACATGACAGTTTGGCAAATATGCGCCACAAACGATCAACAATCCACACATTTCTCCCAAAGTAAGGTAAAATGGTTATCaacacaaataaataataaaaatgtacaaATCTGATTGCTTCATTGTCAACCTAACTCCATTCCAACAAAATGAGGCGAAAGACACGTTGGGCTAAGGAATTCTCGCATCTT
This is a stretch of genomic DNA from Papaver somniferum cultivar HN1 chromosome 1, ASM357369v1, whole genome shotgun sequence. It encodes these proteins:
- the LOC113320632 gene encoding heat shock cognate 70 kDa protein-like, translated to MNPINTVFDAKRLIARKFNDTTVQSDIKLWPFKVIAGEDMRPMIQVNYMGKVKALSAEEISSMVLSKMRETAEAYLGSTVTDAVITVPAYFNDSQRQATKDAGKIAGLNVLRIINEPTAAGIAYGLDKKAANVTTGKEKGTNAVAENVLIFDLGGGIFDVSILNIRDRIFQVKATSGDTHLGGEDFDNRMVNHFVQEFKKKHDKDISKNPKALRRLRTSCERAKRTLSSKTQTTIEIDSLYEGIDFNTSITRAKFEELNLDLFKKCMEPVQLCLADSKMDKNSIHEIVLVGGSTRIPKVQSLLQDLFNGKKLCMSINPDEAVAYGAAVQAAILNGEASEKVQDLVLMDVIPLSLGVEVIGGVMSVVVPRNTAIPTKKHKVYTTAKDYQTNVSIRVYEGEGIRTKDNSLLGTFTLYGLPPAPRGVAKNTETFVIDADGILTVFSENKESGNKNMITIKNNKGGLSSSGIKRLVREAEKYKLDDEKQMKKVELRN